One Gloeobacter morelensis MG652769 DNA window includes the following coding sequences:
- a CDS encoding carotenoid biosynthesis protein: MKSLNLARNVLTSLHIGSLLFGLYGLVILPRSPEFLANMPPEGMAIMEFGMAHGGAVYIVFGALAVGLWGAQILGMRQLLMFLVPSFLLSLASELLGTSTGFPFGAYSYTELLGPKVLGLVPFVIPLSWFYMGLVSYMLARAIFGEARGVLGVVGPLLLGAWFLTAWDLVLDPAMAVADPKFWVWLETGPFFGMPLQNFAGWFGTGLLFMAVARGLWGTNPPVPTRAQLTFPLIIYVANIFFSAVMSIGAGLYIPVLMGLVLGLLPVVWAWWCGATNPEPQLTGGRAG, from the coding sequence ATGAAATCATTAAACCTGGCCAGAAACGTTCTGACCTCGTTGCACATCGGATCGCTGCTTTTCGGGCTGTACGGGCTGGTAATTTTACCGCGCTCGCCGGAATTTCTGGCAAACATGCCGCCCGAGGGCATGGCGATTATGGAATTCGGCATGGCCCACGGCGGTGCCGTTTACATCGTCTTCGGCGCCCTGGCTGTGGGGCTCTGGGGGGCGCAAATCCTGGGGATGCGCCAACTGCTGATGTTCCTGGTGCCGTCCTTTTTGCTCTCGCTGGCCAGCGAGTTGCTCGGCACAAGCACGGGCTTTCCGTTCGGCGCCTACTCCTACACCGAACTGTTGGGTCCGAAGGTATTGGGATTGGTGCCCTTCGTCATTCCGCTGTCGTGGTTTTACATGGGCCTGGTCTCCTACATGCTCGCGCGGGCGATCTTCGGCGAAGCGCGGGGTGTTCTGGGGGTGGTCGGCCCGCTGCTTTTGGGAGCCTGGTTTTTGACCGCCTGGGATCTGGTACTCGACCCGGCGATGGCCGTGGCCGATCCGAAGTTCTGGGTCTGGTTGGAGACGGGGCCATTCTTCGGGATGCCGCTGCAGAACTTTGCCGGTTGGTTCGGTACGGGGCTATTGTTCATGGCGGTGGCGCGCGGACTTTGGGGCACCAACCCGCCGGTACCCACCCGCGCCCAACTCACCTTCCCGCTGATTATCTATGTCGCGAATATTTTCTTCTCGGCGGTGATGAGCATCGGGGCGGGCCTCTACATCCCGGTATTGATGGGGTTGGTGCTCGGTTTGCTACCGGTGGTCTGGGCCTGGTGGTGCGGGGCGACAAACCCCGAGCCGCAACTGACCGGCGGCCGGGCCGGCTAG
- a CDS encoding glutamate synthase-related protein gives MIDPNWFADELMREHDACGVGFLADSRGRASHDLIARALEAVTCLEHRGGCGADRDSGDGAGLLSAIPWAIIDAWCAESALAAPDPNRRAVGMLFLPRDPQAQERCRAIVTERFAAEGFWVVGWRPVPVRPEYLGLQAASTRPEIVQVILESDEPCSPTERERRLYLARKAIRSSIDKTFAREIARDFHFTSLSCRTIVYKGMVRSEVLGRFYEDLLDERFESPFVLYHRRFSTNTFPRWPLAQPLRLLGHNGEINTVLGNRNWMSAREPDLTSELWGGRIEKLKPILELEGSDSASLDNAFELLVRSGRDPLHSMMMLVPEAYGNQPALVDFPEVAGFYQYYGPLQESWDGPALVVFSDGVQVGATLDRNGLRPARYAITDDGLVLVASEAGVVDLPLERVIEKGRLGPGQMIAVDLESGEILKNWDIKQKVSRRQPYREWVTRHRQTLETQPYLDGPQLDTHDLLVRQRATGYTLEDVERIILPMAQAGKEPVMSMGDDTPLAVLSQKERLLYDYFKQRFAQVTNPPIDPIREGLVMSLEMYLGPRGSWLEEKPEFARLLQLTSPILNENQLAALRSLDTPFNSQTLEVVFALDEGAEALEKRLEGLCAEAEQAVRSGASVLILSDRALGGERVTLPPLLAVGAIHHHLIAVGLRLRASLVVETAQCWSTHHFACLFGYGASAVCPYLAFETIRNWWAAPTTRELVRNGKIEEQSATRLQQNYVFSIEAGILKILSKMGISLLSSYLGAQIFEAIGIGAPVIDKAFCGTISRIGGMGFADIAREALQFHIAAYPEVSAQKLVNYGLITYRPGGEFHINNPKMVKALHAAIKLPERAGAEREQLYGDYIDQIRSRPPAALRDLLEFKSDRSPIALEAVESVQTILHRFCTGGMSLGALGREAHEVLAVAMNRIGGKSNSGEGGEDPVRFKPLTDVLPDTTSPSLPGILGLRNGDSASSAIKQVASGRFGVTPEYLVSARQLEIKIAQGAKPGEGGQLPGHKVDHYIATLRRSKPGVPLISPPPHHDIYSIEDLAQLIFDLHQINPEAFVSVKLVAEVGIGTIAAGVAKANADVIQISGHEGGTGASPLSSIKHAGVPWELGLTEVHQVLLANQLRDRVTLRVDGGLRTGYEVVQAAMLGAEEYGFGSIAMIAEGCIMARVCHLNTCPKGVATQNPELRRRFDGLPEHVVNFFWFIAEEVRSLLASLGYRSLEEVIGRVDLLAQREVPLAKTARLDLTSLLGGLDHTGRDWLAHSECAHGNGPVLDDLILQDPEIEWAIAHHGQAHKFFPVLNTDRSVGARVSGRLAGLYGDTGFGGELVLVFSGSAGQSFGAFNLQGMTLVLTGEANDYVGKGMNGGEILIRPFAGARYEPHRNVIIGNTCLYGATGGALFANGQAGERFAVRNSLATAVVEGCGDHGCEYMTGGVVVVLGPVGRNFGAGMTGGIAYVFDADDSLRAHVNLDSDKVLQRVPRGAGEAQLLCLVQDHYRKTDSDLARRILENWESHLPLFWQVVPPSEKDSPVARSESILTPAE, from the coding sequence ATGATCGATCCCAATTGGTTTGCAGACGAATTGATGCGCGAACACGATGCTTGCGGCGTCGGCTTTTTGGCCGACAGCCGCGGTCGAGCCAGCCACGATCTGATCGCCCGGGCGCTCGAAGCGGTCACCTGTTTAGAGCACCGGGGCGGCTGCGGCGCCGACCGCGACTCCGGCGACGGCGCCGGCCTGCTCAGTGCGATCCCCTGGGCGATCATCGACGCCTGGTGCGCCGAATCCGCTCTGGCCGCTCCCGACCCCAACCGGCGGGCGGTGGGCATGCTCTTTTTGCCGCGCGACCCGCAAGCCCAGGAGCGCTGCCGGGCGATTGTCACCGAGCGCTTCGCAGCCGAAGGTTTTTGGGTGGTTGGTTGGCGGCCGGTGCCCGTCCGCCCCGAGTACCTGGGTCTGCAGGCGGCCTCGACCCGGCCGGAAATTGTGCAGGTGATCCTCGAATCCGACGAGCCCTGTTCGCCCACCGAGCGGGAGCGCAGGCTGTACCTGGCGCGCAAAGCCATCCGTTCGAGTATCGACAAAACCTTTGCCCGAGAGATAGCGCGCGATTTTCACTTCACTTCGCTCTCGTGCCGGACGATTGTCTATAAGGGCATGGTGCGATCGGAGGTGCTTGGACGCTTCTACGAAGATCTGCTGGATGAGCGCTTCGAGAGCCCTTTTGTCCTTTACCACCGCCGTTTCTCGACCAACACCTTTCCGCGCTGGCCGCTTGCGCAACCGCTGAGACTGCTCGGACACAACGGCGAGATCAACACGGTCTTGGGCAACCGCAACTGGATGAGCGCGCGCGAGCCCGACTTAACCAGCGAACTGTGGGGCGGGCGCATCGAGAAGCTCAAGCCCATTCTGGAGTTAGAAGGTTCCGACTCGGCTTCCCTCGACAATGCCTTTGAACTGTTGGTCCGTTCGGGCCGCGACCCGCTGCATTCGATGATGATGCTGGTGCCGGAGGCCTACGGCAACCAGCCGGCGCTTGTCGACTTTCCGGAGGTGGCCGGCTTCTATCAGTACTATGGCCCGCTGCAGGAATCGTGGGATGGCCCGGCGCTGGTGGTCTTCTCCGATGGGGTGCAGGTGGGGGCGACCCTCGATCGCAATGGCCTCAGGCCCGCCCGCTACGCGATCACCGACGACGGCCTGGTGCTCGTCGCTTCAGAGGCCGGGGTGGTCGACCTGCCCCTCGAACGGGTGATCGAAAAGGGGCGCCTCGGCCCCGGCCAAATGATCGCCGTCGATCTCGAATCGGGCGAAATTCTCAAAAACTGGGACATCAAACAAAAAGTGAGCCGACGGCAGCCCTACCGCGAGTGGGTGACCCGTCACCGGCAAACCCTCGAAACCCAGCCCTATCTGGACGGCCCGCAGCTCGACACCCACGATTTGCTGGTCCGCCAGCGCGCCACCGGTTACACCCTTGAAGATGTCGAGCGCATTATTTTGCCTATGGCCCAGGCGGGTAAAGAGCCGGTGATGTCGATGGGCGACGACACGCCCCTCGCGGTGCTCTCCCAGAAGGAACGGCTTTTGTACGATTACTTCAAGCAGCGCTTCGCCCAGGTGACCAACCCACCCATCGATCCCATCCGCGAAGGGCTGGTGATGTCGCTGGAGATGTACCTGGGGCCGCGCGGCAGCTGGCTTGAAGAAAAACCCGAATTTGCTCGGCTATTGCAGCTCACCAGCCCGATTCTCAACGAAAACCAACTGGCCGCGCTGCGCTCACTCGATACACCGTTCAATTCCCAGACGCTCGAAGTGGTCTTCGCACTCGACGAAGGTGCCGAAGCGCTCGAAAAGCGCCTGGAAGGGCTGTGCGCCGAGGCCGAGCAGGCGGTGCGCTCGGGTGCAAGCGTCCTGATTTTGAGCGATCGCGCCCTCGGCGGCGAGCGGGTCACCCTGCCGCCGCTTCTGGCCGTAGGGGCCATCCACCACCACCTGATTGCCGTCGGCCTGCGGTTGCGCGCCTCGCTGGTGGTCGAGACCGCCCAGTGCTGGAGTACCCATCACTTTGCCTGTCTATTCGGCTACGGCGCCAGCGCGGTCTGTCCCTACCTGGCCTTCGAAACGATCCGCAACTGGTGGGCGGCCCCTACCACCCGCGAACTGGTGCGCAACGGCAAAATCGAAGAGCAAAGCGCCACCCGGCTGCAGCAAAATTACGTCTTCTCCATCGAGGCGGGGATTCTCAAGATCCTCTCCAAGATGGGCATTTCGCTACTCAGCAGCTACTTGGGCGCCCAGATCTTCGAAGCGATCGGCATCGGCGCTCCGGTCATCGACAAAGCCTTCTGCGGCACTATCTCCCGGATAGGCGGCATGGGTTTTGCCGACATCGCCCGCGAGGCGCTGCAGTTTCACATCGCCGCCTATCCGGAGGTCTCCGCCCAGAAATTGGTCAACTACGGCCTGATTACCTACCGGCCGGGGGGCGAATTTCACATCAACAACCCAAAGATGGTCAAGGCGCTGCACGCTGCGATCAAACTGCCCGAGCGCGCCGGGGCCGAGCGCGAACAGCTCTACGGCGATTACATCGATCAGATCCGCTCCCGTCCGCCCGCTGCGCTGCGCGATTTGCTCGAATTTAAAAGCGACCGCTCCCCGATTGCCCTCGAAGCGGTCGAATCCGTCCAAACCATCCTGCACCGCTTCTGCACCGGGGGCATGTCCCTGGGAGCCCTCGGGCGCGAGGCCCACGAGGTGCTCGCCGTCGCCATGAACCGCATCGGCGGTAAATCTAATTCCGGCGAAGGGGGCGAAGACCCGGTCCGCTTCAAGCCGCTCACGGACGTCCTGCCCGACACCACCTCCCCGTCGCTGCCGGGCATTCTGGGCCTGCGCAACGGCGATTCGGCCAGTTCCGCCATCAAACAGGTGGCGAGCGGTCGCTTTGGCGTCACCCCCGAGTACCTGGTGAGCGCCCGCCAACTGGAGATCAAGATCGCCCAGGGAGCCAAGCCCGGCGAAGGCGGCCAACTGCCCGGCCACAAAGTTGATCACTACATCGCCACGCTGCGCCGCTCGAAACCGGGCGTCCCGCTCATCTCCCCCCCACCCCACCACGACATCTACTCGATCGAAGACCTTGCCCAGCTAATCTTTGATCTGCACCAGATCAACCCCGAGGCGTTCGTCTCGGTAAAGTTGGTGGCCGAAGTGGGCATCGGCACGATTGCCGCCGGCGTGGCCAAGGCCAACGCCGATGTCATCCAAATTTCAGGCCACGAGGGCGGCACGGGCGCTTCCCCGCTCAGTTCGATCAAGCACGCCGGGGTGCCCTGGGAACTGGGGCTCACCGAAGTGCATCAGGTGCTACTTGCCAACCAGTTGCGCGACCGGGTGACCCTGCGCGTGGATGGGGGTCTGCGCACCGGCTATGAAGTGGTGCAGGCGGCGATGCTGGGTGCCGAGGAATACGGCTTCGGCTCGATCGCCATGATTGCCGAGGGGTGCATCATGGCCCGCGTCTGCCACCTCAATACCTGCCCCAAGGGTGTCGCCACCCAGAACCCCGAGTTGCGCCGCCGCTTCGACGGCCTACCGGAACATGTCGTCAATTTCTTCTGGTTTATCGCCGAAGAGGTGCGTTCGCTCCTCGCCTCCTTGGGTTACCGGAGTCTGGAGGAAGTGATTGGCCGGGTGGACTTGCTAGCCCAGCGCGAGGTGCCCCTCGCTAAGACTGCGCGGCTGGATCTGACCAGCCTGCTGGGCGGTCTGGACCATACCGGTCGCGACTGGCTTGCCCACAGCGAGTGTGCCCACGGCAACGGGCCGGTGCTGGACGATCTGATCTTGCAAGATCCCGAAATCGAGTGGGCCATTGCCCACCACGGCCAGGCCCACAAGTTCTTCCCCGTGCTCAACACCGACCGATCGGTGGGAGCGCGCGTGAGCGGTCGGCTCGCCGGACTGTACGGCGACACGGGCTTTGGGGGCGAACTGGTGCTGGTCTTTAGCGGCTCAGCGGGCCAGAGCTTTGGTGCCTTCAATCTGCAGGGGATGACCCTGGTGCTCACTGGAGAGGCCAACGACTACGTGGGCAAAGGCATGAACGGCGGCGAAATTCTGATCCGGCCCTTTGCGGGTGCCCGCTACGAACCCCACCGCAACGTGATCATCGGCAACACCTGTCTGTACGGGGCGACGGGCGGGGCGCTGTTTGCCAACGGCCAGGCGGGCGAGCGCTTTGCGGTGCGCAACTCGCTGGCAACCGCCGTCGTCGAAGGCTGCGGCGATCACGGCTGCGAGTACATGACGGGTGGTGTGGTCGTTGTCCTCGGCCCGGTGGGCCGTAACTTCGGGGCGGGCATGACCGGCGGTATCGCCTATGTGTTCGACGCCGACGACAGTCTGCGCGCCCACGTCAACCTCGACAGCGACAAAGTGCTGCAGCGCGTCCCCCGAGGTGCGGGCGAAGCCCAACTGCTCTGCCTCGTCCAGGACCACTACCGCAAGACCGACAGCGATCTGGCCCGACGGATCCTGGAGAATTGGGAGTCACATTTGCCTTTGTTCTGGCAGGTTGTGCCCCCTTCTGAAAAAGACTCCCCCGTCGCCCGCAGCGAATCGATCCTCACTCCAGCCGAGTAA
- a CDS encoding FHA domain-containing protein, which produces MTILCPECGTQNPEGTPYCIECGADLAQATAQPAEPSLSPSPEVSMTSSAEPLRPTAELNGAANARIASPATYLQLERAVLVHLATGERFEVPVTQSSAVIGKPNDEVNVDIDVSHLAGADIVSRIHALVREEEGDFYLEDAGSSNGTFLNGEALKPGARFRRKLQPGDTLALGKNEKIAFRFEITE; this is translated from the coding sequence ATGACGATCCTGTGCCCCGAATGCGGCACCCAGAACCCCGAAGGCACGCCCTACTGCATCGAGTGCGGCGCCGATCTCGCCCAGGCGACGGCCCAACCGGCCGAACCGTCTTTGTCCCCATCCCCGGAGGTTTCTATGACGTCTTCTGCAGAACCGCTGCGCCCTACCGCCGAGCTGAACGGTGCCGCCAACGCGCGCATCGCTTCTCCGGCAACCTATCTGCAGTTGGAGCGGGCCGTGCTCGTTCACCTTGCCACGGGCGAGCGCTTCGAAGTGCCGGTCACCCAGTCCTCGGCGGTGATCGGCAAGCCCAACGACGAGGTGAATGTCGATATCGACGTGTCCCACCTGGCGGGCGCCGACATCGTCTCGCGCATCCACGCGCTGGTGCGCGAGGAGGAGGGCGATTTTTATCTGGAAGATGCCGGCAGCAGCAACGGCACTTTCCTCAACGGCGAAGCGCTCAAACCCGGCGCCCGCTTCCGGCGCAAACTCCAACCGGGTGACACGCTGGCGCTCGGCAAAAACGAAAAGATCGCCTTTCGCTTCGAGATCACCGAGTAG
- a CDS encoding Uma2 family endonuclease, whose product MISEPTTPLPDHTQLPESDGTFVKNFQEHPQSLLLTDSIEPRLQALHPDSQFCIGQDCGIYWRLPDPPEPPERGAESPDWFYVPDVPPTLDGRIRRSYVLWKEFIPPLVVLEFVSGDGSEERDRTRGRGKFWIYERAIRPAYYGIYEVQKASVEVFELVAGRYRRLPPNDRGHYPISPLGVELGIWQGRYMDMDLPWLRWWDENGNLLLTGWEQAEWERRRAGQAERRADVLAARLREMGVEPDSL is encoded by the coding sequence ATGATCTCTGAGCCCACTACCCCGCTACCGGATCACACCCAACTGCCGGAGTCGGACGGCACCTTTGTGAAAAACTTTCAAGAGCATCCCCAGAGCCTGCTTTTGACCGATTCTATTGAGCCTCGCCTACAGGCGCTGCACCCGGACAGCCAGTTTTGTATCGGTCAGGACTGTGGCATCTACTGGCGACTGCCGGACCCACCCGAGCCGCCCGAGCGCGGAGCCGAATCCCCTGACTGGTTCTATGTGCCGGATGTGCCTCCGACGCTCGATGGCCGGATTCGTCGATCCTACGTGCTGTGGAAAGAGTTCATTCCGCCGCTGGTGGTGCTGGAATTCGTGAGCGGTGACGGCAGCGAGGAAAGGGACAGAACACGCGGAAGGGGCAAATTTTGGATCTACGAGCGGGCGATCCGTCCGGCGTATTACGGCATCTACGAGGTGCAAAAGGCAAGTGTCGAAGTTTTTGAACTGGTAGCCGGGCGCTACCGCCGGTTGCCCCCCAACGACCGCGGACATTACCCCATTTCTCCACTTGGGGTGGAACTGGGAATCTGGCAGGGCCGCTATATGGATATGGACTTGCCCTGGCTGCGCTGGTGGGACGAGAATGGCAATCTGCTTTTGACCGGCTGGGAGCAGGCCGAGTGGGAGCGGCGGCGGGCAGGACAGGCCGAACGGCGCGCCGATGTCCTTGCCGCGCGCTTGCGAGAAATGGGAGTCGAGCCAGATAGCCTGTAG
- a CDS encoding glycosyltransferase family 2 protein, protein MHWTGLLLALQATALLILAARLAGGRTRTPPLEPMMRSKGSVRVSAVVPTLNEEARLGPCLEGLHRQGPELVEVLVVDSRSTDGTVALVEAMARRDPRFRVVYDDPLPPGWIGRPWALHFGFLRTDPASEWVLDVDADTEPQPGLVGAAVEAARKGSFDALSLSPQFRLVSLAEFWLQPALLLTLIYRFGPSGTAKPARPERVMANGQCFLMKRQLLVQAGGHTAARRSFCDDITQARALAAAGARVGFFDGARLIKVRMYSSALETWHEWGRSLDLKDASTPLWQAFDCVFLLLAQGLPIPVLLALATTGPPTGFTLAALGWVNALLLTIRVLLLFGVRGSYERLRWSFWLSPLADPLAVLRIWLSALTVPRRWRGRSYGNLEQSTGTGQ, encoded by the coding sequence GTGCACTGGACAGGACTGTTGCTTGCTTTGCAGGCGACTGCGCTATTGATTTTAGCGGCGCGTCTGGCCGGGGGCCGGACGCGCACGCCGCCTTTGGAACCGATGATGCGTTCCAAAGGTTCTGTGCGGGTGAGCGCGGTGGTGCCCACCCTCAACGAGGAAGCTCGCCTCGGCCCCTGTCTGGAGGGCCTGCACCGCCAGGGACCGGAACTGGTGGAGGTGCTTGTCGTTGACAGCCGTTCCACCGACGGCACGGTGGCGCTTGTGGAGGCGATGGCCCGCCGCGATCCGCGCTTTCGGGTGGTCTACGACGATCCGCTGCCGCCGGGGTGGATAGGCCGTCCCTGGGCGCTGCACTTTGGTTTTTTGCGCACCGATCCGGCCAGCGAATGGGTGCTCGACGTCGACGCCGACACCGAGCCCCAGCCCGGGTTGGTCGGCGCTGCGGTGGAGGCCGCCCGCAAAGGCAGTTTCGACGCGCTGAGCCTCTCGCCCCAGTTTCGGTTGGTGAGCCTTGCGGAATTCTGGTTGCAACCGGCTTTGCTGCTCACCCTAATCTACCGCTTTGGTCCCTCCGGAACCGCAAAGCCCGCACGCCCCGAGCGGGTGATGGCCAACGGCCAGTGCTTTTTGATGAAGCGGCAGTTACTGGTGCAGGCGGGCGGCCATACGGCGGCGCGCCGTTCGTTTTGCGACGACATCACCCAGGCGCGCGCCCTGGCGGCGGCGGGAGCACGGGTGGGATTTTTCGATGGCGCCCGGCTCATCAAAGTGCGCATGTACAGCTCGGCGCTGGAAACCTGGCACGAGTGGGGGCGCTCGCTCGATCTCAAAGACGCCTCCACCCCTCTGTGGCAAGCTTTTGACTGCGTGTTTCTGCTACTGGCCCAAGGGTTGCCCATTCCGGTATTACTGGCGCTCGCGACAACCGGCCCGCCCACCGGTTTCACCCTCGCCGCTCTCGGGTGGGTGAACGCTCTGCTGCTAACCATTCGCGTGTTGTTGCTGTTTGGTGTGCGCGGCTCCTACGAGCGCCTGCGCTGGAGCTTCTGGCTTTCTCCGCTGGCCGATCCGCTCGCGGTGTTGCGCATCTGGCTCTCTGCGCTTACGGTGCCCCGACGCTGGCGCGGGCGCAGTTACGGCAATCTCGAACAGTCGACCGGCACGGGGCAGTAG
- a CDS encoding HAD-IA family hydrolase produces the protein MLFDAVGTLFGVRGSVGEIYSAIARTFGVKSDPEAIEQHFRKAFAARRPPKADARSWWRSVVAQTFTNTDFPDFEAYFARVWHHFATAEPWFVYPETVGVLAELRSRSLVLAVVSNFDERLYPVLEALDLRGYFQVVAISTEVGHAKPDPRLFAHALQRLGCSADAAIHIGDSSEDVIGAKAAGIRVFKVDRSGALSADTIDSLARLLETDYF, from the coding sequence GTGCTCTTTGATGCCGTGGGCACGCTGTTCGGGGTGCGCGGCTCGGTGGGCGAAATTTACAGCGCCATCGCCAGGACTTTCGGGGTCAAAAGCGATCCCGAAGCGATCGAACAGCACTTTCGTAAAGCCTTTGCCGCCCGTCGACCCCCGAAGGCCGATGCGCGGTCCTGGTGGCGCTCCGTAGTGGCCCAGACGTTTACCAACACCGATTTTCCCGACTTCGAGGCCTACTTCGCTCGGGTCTGGCATCACTTTGCTACTGCTGAGCCCTGGTTTGTCTACCCGGAGACCGTCGGTGTACTCGCCGAACTGCGCTCGCGCAGTCTGGTCCTCGCCGTGGTCTCCAACTTCGACGAGCGGCTTTACCCGGTTCTCGAAGCGCTTGATTTGCGCGGTTACTTTCAGGTGGTGGCCATCTCTACCGAGGTGGGTCACGCCAAGCCCGACCCGCGCCTTTTTGCCCACGCGCTTCAGCGGCTGGGTTGCTCAGCCGACGCAGCCATCCACATCGGTGATTCGAGCGAGGATGTAATCGGCGCCAAAGCAGCCGGTATCCGGGTCTTCAAAGTCGACCGCTCCGGAGCGCTCAGTGCCGACACTATTGATTCGCTCGCCAGGCTTCTGGAGACGGATTATTTCTGA
- the tsaD gene encoding tRNA (adenosine(37)-N6)-threonylcarbamoyltransferase complex transferase subunit TsaD, whose amino-acid sequence MTTIFAIETSCDESAAAIVRGRTVVASIIASQIDVHRLTGGVVPEVASREHLQALGGVIAACFAEGGLGWTDIDAVAFTCAPGLVGSLLMGSMAAKTLALVHARPLLGIHHLEGHIYSAFLSDPALEPPFLCLLVSGGHTSLVAVEDHGCYRILGRTRDDAVGEAYDKVARVLGLGYPGGPAIDKLAQQGDPRAFALPGGRVESPFDTSFSGLKTAVLRLAEKHRLQSLPIDRADLAASFQRTVVEALAERVELALAYTGYDTVVVAGGVSANRGLRERLGQAGSYRAVFPPMRFCTDNAAMIACAGVARFARGFRSSLDLPVQSRLSLEACDSLYQ is encoded by the coding sequence ATGACGACCATCTTTGCCATCGAGACCAGTTGTGACGAAAGTGCCGCCGCCATCGTACGCGGCCGGACCGTCGTCGCGTCGATCATCGCTTCGCAAATCGACGTGCACCGCCTGACCGGTGGTGTCGTGCCGGAGGTCGCCTCGCGCGAGCACCTGCAGGCGTTGGGCGGGGTGATCGCGGCCTGTTTTGCCGAGGGTGGCCTGGGTTGGACGGACATCGACGCTGTCGCCTTTACCTGTGCCCCCGGCCTGGTCGGCTCGTTGCTGATGGGATCGATGGCAGCCAAGACCCTGGCCCTCGTGCACGCCAGGCCGCTGCTCGGCATCCACCACCTTGAAGGGCACATCTACTCGGCTTTTTTGAGCGACCCGGCCCTGGAGCCGCCCTTTTTGTGTCTGCTTGTCTCAGGAGGACACACCAGCTTGGTGGCTGTCGAGGATCACGGCTGCTACCGCATCCTGGGGCGCACCCGCGACGACGCCGTGGGCGAAGCTTACGACAAGGTGGCACGGGTATTGGGGCTTGGTTACCCGGGCGGTCCTGCGATCGACAAACTGGCGCAGCAGGGCGACCCACGTGCCTTTGCGCTGCCGGGGGGGCGGGTCGAATCGCCTTTCGACACCAGCTTCAGCGGCCTGAAGACCGCCGTGCTGCGCCTGGCTGAAAAACACCGGCTCCAGAGTCTGCCCATCGACCGGGCGGATCTGGCCGCGAGCTTCCAGCGCACCGTGGTCGAGGCCCTGGCCGAGCGGGTGGAGTTGGCCCTGGCCTACACCGGCTATGATACGGTCGTGGTGGCGGGGGGCGTCTCCGCCAACCGCGGCTTGCGCGAACGGCTCGGGCAAGCCGGATCGTACCGGGCCGTTTTCCCGCCGATGCGCTTTTGTACCGACAACGCGGCGATGATCGCCTGTGCCGGGGTGGCCCGCTTCGCGAGGGGGTTCCGTTCATCCCTCGATCTGCCGGTGCAATCGCGCTTATCGCTCGAAGCGTGTGACAGTCTTTACCAGTGA
- a CDS encoding Rpn family recombination-promoting nuclease/putative transposase has protein sequence MVDHDRLFKELLTTFFVEFVDLFFEDVSGYLDRNSISFLDKELFTDVTAGEQFEADIVAKVRFLDRDTYFLVHIENQSSCEAGFDFRMYRYFARLYEKFRLPVYPIVVYSFNEPLRAAPNIHRVEFPGFTVLEFHYRVLQLNRLNWRDYLRQENPVAGALMAKMRIAPGERPRVKLECLRLLATLRLDPARMKMISGFVDIYLKLSAEEERLFAMELATIGPGDREGVVEIVTSWMEEGIARGREEGIARGREEGLIQGKQEEALILVQRLLNRRLGQLDTEILERVRTLSVAELEALSEALLDFHELAALITWLDQK, from the coding sequence ATGGTTGACCATGACCGGCTATTCAAAGAACTGCTCACGACGTTTTTTGTCGAATTTGTCGACCTGTTTTTTGAGGACGTGAGCGGCTACCTCGATCGCAACTCGATCAGCTTCCTCGACAAGGAACTGTTCACCGACGTCACCGCCGGGGAGCAATTCGAGGCGGATATCGTAGCCAAAGTGCGCTTCCTGGATAGAGACACTTATTTTCTGGTGCACATCGAAAACCAGTCCAGCTGCGAGGCAGGCTTCGATTTTCGGATGTACCGGTACTTCGCGCGTCTGTACGAAAAATTCCGGTTGCCGGTCTACCCGATCGTCGTGTATTCGTTCAACGAGCCCCTGCGGGCCGCACCCAACATCCACCGCGTCGAGTTTCCCGGCTTCACGGTGCTGGAGTTTCACTACCGGGTACTGCAACTGAATCGGCTCAACTGGCGCGACTATCTGAGGCAGGAGAACCCGGTGGCCGGTGCCTTGATGGCCAAAATGCGCATTGCACCCGGCGAACGTCCCAGGGTCAAACTGGAGTGCTTGCGATTGCTTGCGACACTGCGACTCGATCCTGCCCGGATGAAAATGATATCGGGTTTTGTGGATATCTATTTGAAATTAAGTGCCGAAGAAGAGCGCCTCTTTGCAATGGAACTTGCTACCATCGGGCCAGGTGATCGCGAGGGCGTCGTGGAGATTGTCACCAGCTGGATGGAAGAAGGAATCGCCAGGGGCCGGGAAGAAGGAATCGCCAGGGGCCGGGAAGAAGGGCTGATCCAGGGTAAACAGGAAGAGGCTTTGATCCTTGTCCAGCGCCTGCTGAATCGCCGCCTTGGGCAACTGGACACCGAAATACTCGAACGGGTGCGCACACTTTCAGTCGCCGAACTCGAAGCGCTCAGCGAAGCTTTGCTGGATTTCCATGAACTTGCAGCTCTGATCACCTGGCTGGATCAGAAATAA